One region of Streptomyces capillispiralis genomic DNA includes:
- a CDS encoding LamG-like jellyroll fold domain-containing protein, with amino-acid sequence MNRQLTRPRSRWWALLTVSALALSTGALAPAASAVVPTAGTSAASAADSDVQVHGLKGEYFKMSAPGARDFAELGGTLLEPQINFSGLTSTFEELTGQAEHTTARWTGQIEAPETGDYTFHAIGDNGFRLFIDGKPVIDHWVGDWDREQTSAPVRLTAGQTYDFRMEMFQDVGGANMFLRWSTPTMPKQLVPTSAFTPPAGFEVFPVEPTVAEDGRRLRVRFEDAVGGIENVAEHLKIEADTTAMPVKSVAVARDDRDSLLVTLSEPIQKNQQVRFTYDGEGGLQAGGKAVPRIVRYASNTSTHRITTPWGDKLDKNHPLPEYPRPQQVRAQWKNLNGPWQFSGAKAGEEPVFGKDLNEKIIVPFPVESQLSGLERHEDHMFYRKLVDVPDSWKVGKSGKRLKLNFGAVDYQARVFVNGRKVAEHTGGYNAFSADITDALKGGGPQEIVVAVTDTGGANQPMGKQSTNPGGIFYTQTSGIWQTVWMEPVADASIDNVVTTPDIDTGTLAVTVESDGASKEARVEAVARDARGKVVGKVSGPANSELRLPVAKQHLWSPDDPYLYDLDVRLTDGRSTDRVGSYFGMREIGIEEVGGFQKLVLNGKPIFSLATLDQGFWPDGLYTPPSDAALAFDLKAHKKFGFNAVRKHIKVESPRWFYHADKLGLLVWQDFVSGNLTNETGQKAFVDQGREMMRQHHNAPSVIGWIVFNEGWGEWNREESGRIAESVKAADPSRIVNAHSGVNCCNSKGDSGKGDIIDHHDYNNEDPPFPDHRAAMDGEHGGFTLRTPGHMWPGTPTVIYSGVADKAALTRKYVENTEKFYLDQAGAELSGSVYTQISDLENELNGLYTYDRREIKVDPAPVREINRKVIAAGAAAGEREPLKGGGSWSLDEGTGTTAKDDGPNNLPLKLSEGTGWTDGVSGSALKFDGQGQYAQTDAPVLDTTGSYTISAWVTLDALPGNYATAVSQDGRRQASPFYLQYGQGAFAFSTPDGQRARLETRPETGRWYHLVGVRDDATQQITLYVDGKRAATSTAGPAYVGTGPLAVGRAQWNGENTDFWNGSVDQVRAYDKALTAEEVSALYGGEKP; translated from the coding sequence ATGAACAGACAACTCACCCGCCCCAGATCCAGATGGTGGGCCCTGCTGACCGTGTCCGCCCTGGCCCTGTCCACGGGCGCGCTGGCACCCGCCGCCTCGGCCGTCGTCCCGACGGCCGGCACGTCCGCCGCCTCGGCCGCCGACTCCGACGTGCAGGTGCACGGCCTCAAGGGCGAGTACTTCAAGATGTCGGCCCCCGGCGCCCGGGACTTCGCCGAACTCGGCGGCACCCTGCTGGAGCCCCAGATCAACTTCTCCGGGCTGACGAGCACCTTCGAGGAGCTGACCGGCCAGGCGGAGCACACCACCGCCCGCTGGACCGGCCAGATCGAGGCGCCGGAGACCGGTGACTACACCTTCCACGCCATCGGCGACAACGGCTTCCGCCTCTTCATCGACGGCAAGCCGGTCATCGACCACTGGGTGGGCGACTGGGACCGGGAGCAGACCAGCGCGCCCGTGAGGCTGACGGCCGGCCAGACGTACGACTTCCGCATGGAGATGTTCCAGGACGTCGGTGGCGCGAACATGTTCCTGCGCTGGTCGACCCCGACGATGCCCAAGCAGCTTGTGCCGACGTCCGCGTTCACCCCGCCCGCCGGCTTCGAGGTCTTCCCCGTGGAACCGACCGTCGCCGAGGACGGCCGGCGGCTGCGCGTCCGGTTCGAGGACGCGGTCGGTGGCATCGAGAACGTCGCGGAGCACCTCAAGATCGAGGCCGACACGACCGCCATGCCGGTCAAGTCGGTGGCGGTCGCCCGCGACGACCGCGACTCCCTCCTCGTCACGCTCTCCGAGCCGATCCAGAAGAACCAGCAGGTGCGGTTCACCTACGACGGCGAGGGCGGCCTCCAGGCCGGCGGCAAGGCCGTGCCCCGGATCGTCCGCTACGCCTCCAACACGTCCACCCACCGGATCACCACCCCGTGGGGCGACAAGCTCGACAAGAACCACCCGCTGCCGGAGTACCCGCGCCCCCAGCAGGTGCGCGCCCAGTGGAAGAACCTCAACGGGCCCTGGCAGTTCAGCGGCGCGAAGGCCGGTGAGGAGCCCGTCTTCGGCAAGGACCTGAACGAGAAGATCATCGTGCCGTTCCCGGTGGAGTCGCAGCTCTCCGGGCTCGAGCGGCACGAGGACCACATGTTCTACCGCAAGCTCGTCGACGTGCCGGACAGCTGGAAGGTCGGCAAGAGCGGCAAGCGGCTCAAGCTCAACTTCGGCGCGGTGGACTACCAGGCCCGCGTCTTCGTCAACGGCAGGAAGGTCGCCGAGCACACCGGCGGCTACAACGCCTTCAGCGCCGACATCACCGACGCCCTCAAGGGCGGCGGACCGCAGGAGATCGTGGTCGCGGTCACCGACACCGGCGGCGCCAACCAGCCGATGGGCAAGCAGTCCACCAACCCCGGCGGCATCTTCTACACCCAGACGTCCGGCATCTGGCAGACCGTGTGGATGGAGCCCGTCGCCGACGCCTCCATTGACAACGTAGTCACCACGCCCGACATCGACACCGGCACCCTGGCGGTGACCGTCGAGTCCGACGGCGCCTCCAAGGAGGCCCGGGTCGAAGCCGTGGCGCGCGACGCCCGCGGCAAGGTCGTCGGCAAGGTGAGCGGCCCGGCCAACAGCGAACTGCGCCTGCCGGTGGCGAAGCAGCACCTGTGGAGCCCCGACGACCCCTACCTCTACGACCTCGACGTCAGGCTGACCGACGGCAGGTCGACCGACAGGGTCGGCAGCTACTTCGGCATGCGCGAGATCGGGATCGAGGAAGTCGGCGGGTTCCAGAAACTGGTGCTCAACGGCAAGCCGATCTTCTCCCTCGCCACCCTCGACCAGGGATTCTGGCCCGACGGCCTCTACACCCCGCCGAGCGACGCCGCACTCGCCTTCGACCTGAAGGCGCACAAGAAGTTCGGCTTCAACGCGGTCCGCAAGCACATCAAGGTCGAGTCGCCGCGCTGGTTCTACCACGCCGACAAGCTCGGTCTGCTGGTCTGGCAGGACTTCGTCTCCGGGAACCTCACCAACGAGACCGGGCAGAAGGCCTTCGTCGACCAGGGCCGCGAGATGATGCGCCAGCACCACAACGCGCCCTCCGTCATCGGCTGGATCGTCTTCAACGAGGGCTGGGGCGAGTGGAACCGCGAGGAGAGCGGCCGTATCGCCGAGTCGGTGAAGGCAGCCGACCCGTCCCGGATCGTCAACGCCCACAGCGGAGTCAACTGCTGCAACTCCAAGGGTGACTCGGGCAAGGGCGACATCATCGACCACCACGACTACAACAACGAGGACCCGCCCTTCCCCGACCACCGGGCGGCCATGGACGGTGAGCACGGCGGCTTCACGCTGCGCACCCCGGGCCACATGTGGCCGGGCACCCCGACCGTGATCTACAGCGGTGTCGCGGACAAGGCGGCGCTGACCCGCAAGTACGTCGAGAACACCGAGAAGTTCTACCTCGACCAGGCGGGCGCCGAACTCTCCGGATCCGTCTACACGCAGATCTCCGACCTGGAGAACGAGCTCAACGGCCTCTACACCTACGACCGACGCGAGATCAAGGTCGACCCGGCCCCGGTGCGTGAGATCAACCGCAAGGTCATCGCGGCCGGCGCCGCGGCCGGCGAGCGCGAACCGCTGAAGGGCGGCGGCTCCTGGTCCCTCGACGAGGGCACCGGCACCACCGCGAAGGACGACGGCCCCAACAACCTCCCGCTGAAGCTCTCCGAGGGCACCGGCTGGACGGACGGGGTCAGCGGCAGCGCGCTGAAGTTCGACGGCCAGGGCCAGTACGCCCAGACCGACGCCCCGGTGCTCGACACCACCGGCAGCTACACGATCTCCGCCTGGGTCACCCTCGACGCGCTCCCCGGCAACTACGCCACCGCCGTCAGCCAGGACGGACGCCGCCAGGCCAGCCCGTTCTACCTCCAGTACGGGCAGGGCGCCTTCGCCTTCAGCACCCCCGACGGACAGCGCGCCCGGCTGGAGACCAGGCCCGAGACCGGCCGTTGGTACCACCTGGTCGGCGTCCGTGACGACGCCACCCAGCAGATCACGCTGTATGTCGACGGCAAGCGCGCCGCCACCTCCACGGCCGGACCCGCCTACGTCGGCACCGGGCCCCTCGCCGTGGGCCGCGCCCAGTGGAACGGTGAGAACACCGACTTCTGGAACGGCTCGGTGGACCAGGTCCGCGCCTACGACAAGGCGCTCACCGCCGAGGAGGTGAGCGCCCTGTACGGCGGGGAGAAGCCGTAG
- a CDS encoding glycoside hydrolase family 43 protein, which yields MSLTSAEPARADQTALRAADPSVIRVGGTYISVQSSGGGIAVRQASSTSGLASATPRQVWSDTRDRGEVWAPEIVMDGGRYYIYFTAGRGAAHRMYVISSASPASGYSAETRLALPDDKWAIDGALFTFNGQRWFVWSGWAGDTNVEQNLYIARMSSPTTPTGGRYIISQPRESWERVVGNPFINEGPEPIKDPNGQLHIVYSANGSWSDQYCLADLRLRAGGDPTHVWDWYKSNGCLFGSNRATMMSGWDPTLYVNGPGHHSFVLLHGDIGTSPPAGPRFPLMFHAVPKGTPYTWENRYWYTGSFAWWGNTTYSRANVPGPNTDTGWSLKFFE from the coding sequence ATGAGCCTGACGTCCGCCGAGCCCGCCCGGGCGGACCAGACCGCCCTGCGGGCCGCCGACCCGAGCGTGATCCGGGTGGGCGGCACCTACATCTCCGTGCAGTCGTCCGGCGGGGGGATCGCCGTACGGCAGGCATCGTCCACGTCCGGGCTGGCTTCGGCCACCCCGCGCCAGGTCTGGTCGGACACCCGCGACCGCGGTGAGGTCTGGGCCCCGGAGATCGTGATGGACGGCGGCCGGTACTACATCTACTTCACGGCCGGCCGCGGGGCGGCCCACCGGATGTACGTGATCAGCTCCGCCAGCCCGGCCAGCGGCTACTCCGCCGAGACCCGGCTCGCGCTGCCGGACGACAAGTGGGCCATCGACGGCGCGCTGTTCACCTTCAACGGGCAGCGCTGGTTCGTCTGGTCCGGCTGGGCCGGGGACACCAACGTCGAGCAGAACCTCTACATCGCCCGGATGAGCAGCCCGACCACGCCGACCGGCGGGCGGTACATCATCTCGCAGCCCCGGGAGAGCTGGGAGCGGGTGGTGGGCAACCCGTTCATCAACGAGGGGCCCGAGCCCATCAAGGACCCGAACGGGCAGCTGCACATCGTGTACTCGGCCAACGGCAGCTGGAGCGACCAGTACTGCCTGGCCGACCTGCGGCTGCGGGCCGGGGGCGACCCGACGCACGTGTGGGACTGGTACAAGTCCAACGGCTGCCTGTTCGGCTCGAACCGGGCGACCATGATGTCCGGATGGGACCCGACGCTGTACGTCAACGGCCCCGGCCACCACAGCTTCGTCCTGCTCCACGGCGACATCGGCACCAGCCCGCCCGCCGGGCCGCGGTTCCCGCTGATGTTCCACGCGGTGCCGAAGGGCACGCCGTACACGTGGGAGAACCGCTACTGGTACACGGGCTCGTTCGCCTGGTGGGGCAACACCACCTACAGCCGGGCCAACGTGCCGGGTCCGAACACCGATACGGGCTGGAGCCTGAAGTTCTTCGAGTAG
- a CDS encoding GDSL-type esterase/lipase family protein: MASTPPPWITTPLTEDFVRGALDLERTPHGLLPHRLPARARAQCSDAQLAMAESQPSGVRLVFRTRATAVELDTLPTKRVYVGAPPRPDGLYDLLVDGRPAGQAVAAGGNSVIIDMSTGTVEHRTGPVATLRFTGLSADAKTVEIWLPHNETTELVALRTDAPVEPAPPSGRRTWLHHGSSISHGSDAASPTTTWPALAAARGGVDLVNLGLGGSALLDPFTARAMRDTPADLISVKIGINLVNADVMRMRAFTPAVHGFLDTIRDGHPTAPLLVVSPLLCPLHEDTPGPTAYDFSRLAEGRLRFTATGDAAERAEGKLTLTAVRDELKRVVEQRAADDPNLHHLDGRDLYGEADYAELPLPDELHPDAATHRRIGERFAAHAFAAQGPFAGGRA, encoded by the coding sequence ATGGCCTCCACCCCGCCCCCCTGGATCACCACGCCCCTCACCGAGGACTTCGTGCGCGGCGCCCTCGACCTCGAGCGCACCCCGCACGGCCTCCTGCCGCACCGCCTGCCCGCCCGGGCCCGCGCCCAGTGCTCCGACGCGCAGCTCGCCATGGCCGAGTCGCAGCCCTCCGGCGTACGACTGGTCTTCCGCACCCGGGCGACCGCCGTCGAGCTGGACACGCTGCCCACCAAACGCGTCTACGTGGGCGCGCCGCCCCGCCCCGACGGCCTGTACGACCTGCTCGTCGACGGTCGGCCCGCCGGACAGGCCGTGGCGGCCGGCGGCAACAGCGTGATCATCGACATGAGCACGGGAACCGTCGAGCACCGGACCGGACCGGTCGCCACCCTGCGCTTCACCGGACTGTCCGCGGACGCCAAGACCGTCGAGATCTGGCTGCCGCACAACGAGACCACCGAACTCGTCGCCCTGCGCACCGACGCCCCCGTCGAGCCCGCGCCCCCCTCCGGACGCAGGACGTGGCTCCACCACGGCAGTTCGATCAGCCACGGCTCCGACGCCGCGAGCCCCACCACCACCTGGCCCGCGCTGGCCGCGGCACGGGGCGGAGTGGATCTGGTCAACCTCGGGCTGGGCGGCAGCGCCCTGCTCGACCCGTTCACCGCGCGGGCCATGCGCGACACCCCCGCCGACCTGATCAGCGTCAAGATCGGCATCAACCTGGTCAACGCCGACGTGATGCGGATGCGCGCCTTCACGCCCGCCGTCCACGGCTTCCTCGACACCATTCGCGACGGCCACCCCACCGCGCCGCTGCTGGTCGTCTCGCCCCTCCTGTGCCCCCTGCACGAGGACACGCCCGGGCCCACCGCCTACGACTTCAGCCGCCTCGCCGAGGGGCGGTTGCGGTTCACCGCCACGGGTGACGCCGCGGAGCGGGCCGAGGGCAAGCTGACCCTCACCGCCGTCCGCGACGAGCTGAAGCGCGTCGTCGAGCAGCGCGCCGCGGACGACCCGAACCTGCACCACCTCGACGGCCGGGACCTCTACGGCGAGGCGGACTACGCCGAACTGCCGCTGCCCGACGAACTGCACCCCGACGCGGCCACCCACCGCCGCATCGGGGAGCGCTTCGCCGCCCACGCCTTCGCGGCGCAGGGCCCCTTCGCGGGCGGCAGGGCGTGA
- a CDS encoding TetR/AcrR family transcriptional regulator, translated as MVRAGLTPERLTRAGAELADEVGFERVSVSELARRFDVKVASLYSHLKNSQELKTRITLLALEELADRAADALAGRAGKDALTALANVYRDYAREHPGRYAAAQFRLGPEDAAASAGVRHAQMTRALLRGYDLTEPDQTHAVRLLGSVFHGYVSLEMGGGFSHSAPDTQDTWTRILDALDALLRNWPAPDGGREPLRDQAHP; from the coding sequence ATGGTACGCGCAGGGCTGACCCCGGAGCGCCTGACCCGGGCGGGGGCGGAGCTGGCCGACGAGGTCGGGTTCGAGCGGGTGAGCGTCTCCGAGCTGGCCCGGCGCTTCGACGTCAAGGTGGCGAGCCTGTACTCCCACCTGAAGAACTCCCAGGAGCTGAAGACGAGGATCACCCTGCTCGCCCTGGAGGAACTGGCCGACCGGGCCGCCGACGCCCTGGCCGGACGGGCGGGCAAGGACGCCCTGACCGCGCTGGCGAACGTCTACCGCGACTACGCCCGCGAGCACCCCGGCCGCTATGCCGCAGCCCAGTTCCGGCTCGGTCCCGAGGACGCCGCCGCGAGTGCCGGAGTGCGGCACGCCCAGATGACCCGGGCGCTCCTGCGCGGCTACGACCTGACGGAGCCGGACCAGACCCACGCGGTCCGGCTGCTGGGCAGCGTCTTCCACGGCTACGTCAGCCTCGAAATGGGCGGGGGGTTCAGCCACAGCGCTCCCGACACCCAGGACACCTGGACCCGCATCCTCGACGCGCTGGACGCGCTCCTGCGCAACTGGCCCGCCCCCGACGGCGGACGGGAGCCCCTCCGCGACCAGGCCCACCCCTGA